One stretch of Macaca nemestrina isolate mMacNem1 chromosome 17, mMacNem.hap1, whole genome shotgun sequence DNA includes these proteins:
- the LOC139359291 gene encoding TBC1 domain family member 3B-like, producing the protein MGPEPVGIYNNIDRFGIVHETELPPATAQEAKQMRREITRKSKWMEMLGQWETYKNSEKLRDRVYKGIPMNIRGQVWSVLLNIQEVKSKNPRTYKVMKEKGKRSSEHIHQIDVDMSRTLRTHIFFRDRYGTKQRELFYILLAYSEYNPEVGYCRDLSHIAALFLLYLPEEDAFWALVQLLARERHSLQGFHSPNGGTVQGLQDHQEHVVPTSQHKTRWHLDKEGLCVQDSSLGWLLQTLNDGISLGLTLRLWDVYLLEGEQVLMPMTSIAFKVQRKRLMKTSRSGLWARFRNLFFHTWELDDDSVLKHLRASTKKLTRKQGDLPPPVNNRGVPETRNPTTWAFLFTFSSSSSSWTLRKYRRPPVLTAGAQPSRALKKPDPFVGNPAPPCKHPPPQRAAEAPHSCTLLQGFQDNKP; encoded by the exons ATGGGGCCTGAGCCTGTTGGAATCTACAACAACATTGATCGCTTTGGGATTGTGCA TGAGacagagctgcctcctgccactgctcAGGAGGCGAAG CAAATGCGGCGGGAGATAACACGAAAGAGCAAGTGGATGGAAATGCTGGGACAATGGGAGACATATAAGAACAGTGAAAAG CTGAGAGATCGAGTATATAAGGGCATTCCCATGAACATCCGGGGCCAAGTGTGGTCAGTCCTGCTGAACATACAGGAAGTCAAGTCGAAAAACCCCAGAACATACAAG GTCATGaaggagaagggcaagaggtCATCTGAACACATCCACCAGATCGATGTGGACATGAGCAGGACATTAAGGACTCACATCTTCTTCAGGGATCGATACGGAACCAA GCAGCGGGAACTATTCTACATCCTCCTGGCATATTCGGAGTATAACCCG GAGGTGGGCTACTGCAGGGACCTGAGCCACATCGCGGCCTTGTTCCTCCTTTATCTGCCTGAGGAGGATGCATTCTGGGCACTGGTGCAGCTGCTGGCCAGGGAGAGGCACTCCCTGCAGG GATTCCACAGCCCAAATGGCGGGACAGTCCAGGGCCTCCAAGACCATCAGGAGCATGTGGTCCCCACGTCACAACACAAGACCAGGTGGCATCTG GACAAGGAAGGTCTTTGCGTGCAGGATTCCTCCTTAGGCTGGCTTCTCCAGACGTTGAATGACGGG ATCTCTCTTGGGCTCACCCTGCGCCTGTGGGACGTGTATTTGCTGGAAGGAGAACAGGTGTTGATGCCGATGACAAGCATTGCCTTTAAAGTTCAGAGGA AGCGCCTCATGAAGACATCCAGGTCTGGCCTGTGGGCACGGTTTCGGAACCTGTTCTTCCATACCTGGGAGTTGGATGATGACTCTGTGCTCAAGCATCTTAGGGCCTCTACGAAGAAACTAACGAGGAAGCAAGGGGACCTGCCACCCCCAG TCAATAATAGGGGAGTGCCCGAGACCCGCAACCCTACTACCTGggccttcctcttcaccttttcttcctcctcttcctcctggactcTAAGAAAGTACAGGAGGCCACCGGTCCTCACGGCAGGCGCTCA GCCATCAAGGGCACTAAAGAAGCCAGACCCATTTGTGGGAaaccctgcccctccctgcaagCACCCACCACCTCAGAGAGCAGCAGAGGCCCCTCATTCCTGCACGCTCCTCCAAGGTTTCCAGGACAACAagccttga
- the LOC139359292 gene encoding TBC1 domain family member 3B-like encodes MGPEPVGIYNNIDRFGIVHETELPPATAQEAKQMRREITRKSKWMEMLGQWETYKNSEKLRDRVYKGIPMNIRGQVWSVLLNIQEVKSKNPRTYKVMKEKGKRSSEHIHQIDVDMSRTLRTHIFFRDRYGTKQRELFYILLAYSEYNPEVGYCRDLSHIAALFLLYLPEEDAFWALVQLLARERHSLQGFHSPNGRTVQGLQDHQEHVVPTSQHKTRWHLDKEGLCVQDSSLGWLLQTLNDGISLGLTLRLWDVYLLEGEQVLMPMTSIAFKVQRKRLMKTSRSGLWARFQNLFFHTWELDDDSLLKHLRASTKKLTRKQGDLPPPAKPEQGSSAPRPVLTSSGRTTLCKGDRQTPPGPPARFQRPIWLVSPPWAPRSSTSCPGVAVREDTYPVDTQDVPSPVPAQGRPQGSWRFLEWNSMPRLPTDLDVGGPWFPHYDFEQSCWVRVPSECVLDSPGTVGQGQLEKPAGTLTPGPAQAHQD; translated from the exons ATGGGGCCTGAGCCTGTTGGAATCTACAACAACATTGATCGCTTTGGGATTGTGCA TGAGacagagctgcctcctgccactgctcAGGAGGCGAAG CAAATGCGGCGGGAGATAACACGAAAGAGCAAGTGGATGGAAATGCTGGGACAATGGGAGACATATAAGAACAGTGAAAAG CTGAGAGATCGAGTATATAAGGGCATTCCCATGAACATCCGGGGCCAAGTGTGGTCAGTCCTGCTGAACATACAGGAAGTCAAGTCGAAAAACCCCAGAACATACAAG GTCATGaaggagaagggcaagaggtCATCTGAACACATCCACCAGATCGATGTGGACATGAGCAGGACATTAAGGACTCACATCTTCTTCAGGGATCGATACGGAACCAA gcAGCGGGAACTATTCTACATCCTCCTGGCATATTCGGAGTATAACCCG GAGGTGGGCTACTGCAGGGACCTGAGCCACATCGCGGCCTTGTTCCTCCTTTATCTGCCTGAGGAGGATGCATTCTGGGCACTGGTGCAGCTGCTGGCCAGGGAGAGGCACTCCCTGCAGG GATTCCACAGCCCAAATGGCAGGACAGTCCAGGGCCTCCAAGACCATCAGGAGCATGTGGTCCCCACGTCACAACACAAGACCAGGTGGCATCTG GACAAGGAAGGTCTTTGCGTGCAGGATTCCTCCTTAGGCTGGCTTCTCCAGACGTTGAATGACGGG ATCTCTCTTGGGCTCACCCTGCGCCTGTGGGACGTGTATTTGCTGGAAGGAGAACAGGTGTTGATGCCGATGACAAGCATTGCCTTTAAAGTTCAGAGGA AGCGCCTCATGAAGACATCCAGGTCTGGCCTGTGGGCACGGTTTCAGAACCTGTTCTTCCATACCTGGGAGTTGGATGATGACTCTCTGCTCAAGCATCTTAGGGCCTCTACGAAGAAACTAACGAGGAAGCAAGGGGACCTGCCACCCCCAG CCAAACCCGAGCAAGGGTCCTCGGCACCGAGGCCTGTGCTGACTTCAAGTGGCAGAACGACCCTCTGCAAGGGGGACAGGCAGACCCCTCCAGGCCCACCAGCCCGGTTCCAGCGGCCCATTTGGTTAGTTTCCCCACCATGGGCACCTCGTTCTTCCACATCTTGTCCTGGTGTGGCTGTCCGGGAAGACACCTACCCTGTGGACACTCAGGATGTGCCCAGCCCGGTCCCGGCTCAGGGAAGACCTCAGGGTTCCTGGAGATTCCTGGAGTGGAACTCGATGCCCCGGCTCCCGACGGACCTGGATGTAGGGGGCCCTTGGTTCCCCCATTATGATTTCGAACAGAGCTGCTGGGTCCGTGTCCCTTCTGAATGTGTCCTGGACAGCCCCGGGACTGTGGGACAGGGCCAGCTGGAGAAGCCCGCGGGGACCCTGacaccaggccctgcccaggcccATCAGGACTGA